A genomic stretch from Drosophila biarmipes strain raj3 unplaced genomic scaffold, RU_DBia_V1.1 ptg000005l, whole genome shotgun sequence includes:
- the LOC127011713 gene encoding uncharacterized protein LOC127011713 produces the protein MEQEMHNLRFENVDRLSKPEMNFKELLPEYNGDGNINEWLMVVKNVRDVFKVSDDVMRPLICSRLKGKANVWLLSRPSLLAGSMDLILAQLKICFGTKDNVLEMQRKFENRKWQFGEKFAIYYFDKLTLHKTSL, from the coding sequence ATGGAACAGGAGATGCACAATTTACGTTTCGAGAATGTTGACCGCCTTTCCAAGCCAGAGATGAACTTCAAAGAGCTACTCCCAGAATACAACGGCGATGGCAACATAAACGAATGGTTGATGGTGGTTAAAAACGTTCGTGATGTGTTCAAAGTTAGTGATGACGTCATGCGGCCATTAATTTGCTCACGCTTGAAGGGCAAGGCTAATGTTTGGCTGTTATCTCGCCCATCACTGTTGGCTGGAAGTATGGACCTAATTCTGGCACaactaaaaatttgtttcGGAACCAAGGATAACGTCTTGGAAATGCAACGCAAGTTTGAAAACCGCAAGTGGCAGTTCGGCGagaagtttgctatctactattttgacaagcttaccctgcacaaaacatcgctatga